Proteins co-encoded in one Pseudarthrobacter chlorophenolicus A6 genomic window:
- a CDS encoding GNAT family N-acetyltransferase, whose translation MSHTIRRATTDDAGALAELAAVTFPLACPPSSSPEDIAAHLANTLSEDHFRGYLADPDITILVLDSGERLNGYSLLVDRPASDPDVASALTLTPSVELSKCYVHPEHHGLGAAAELMHASVRAAAEAGRAGIWLGVNSQNARAIRFYGKSGFRKVGTKSFRLGSTVEHDFVLERALP comes from the coding sequence ATGAGCCACACCATCCGCCGCGCCACCACGGACGACGCCGGCGCGCTGGCCGAGCTGGCGGCAGTCACCTTTCCGCTGGCCTGCCCGCCGTCGTCCTCGCCTGAGGACATCGCGGCGCACCTGGCAAACACGCTCAGTGAGGACCATTTCCGGGGCTACCTCGCCGATCCGGACATCACCATCCTGGTTCTGGACAGCGGCGAACGGCTCAACGGGTACAGCCTGCTGGTGGACCGGCCGGCGTCGGACCCGGACGTGGCGTCTGCCCTTACGCTCACGCCGTCGGTTGAACTCAGCAAGTGCTATGTCCATCCTGAACACCACGGGCTGGGGGCCGCCGCAGAACTGATGCATGCCAGCGTGCGGGCTGCCGCTGAGGCTGGCCGCGCCGGGATCTGGCTGGGCGTCAACAGCCAGAATGCCCGCGCGATCCGCTTCTACGGGAAGTCCGGGTTCCGGAAGGTGGGCACCAAGTCCTTCCGGCTGGGCAGCACCGTGGAACACGACTTCGTCCTGGAACGTGCCCTCCCATAG
- a CDS encoding D-2-hydroxyacid dehydrogenase family protein: MPHRLAILDDYQDVAHGYADWAALEAEGVTVSTFREPFASQDALVSALSGSTIVIAMRERTAFPREVFEKLPALELLVTTGMANASIDVAAATDHGVTVCGTPGSPTAAPELTWALLLAITRHLPAEEASLRAGSWQKTVGVELAGKTLGVVGLGKIGRRIAGYGHAFGMEVVAWSQNLTAEAAVEAGVRLVSKEELFRVSDVATLHLRLSPRSENTVGEQELRLLGPEGILVNTARGPLVDQEALIRALNEGWIRGAALDVFDQEPLQAGHPLLAAPNTVLSPHLGYVTQESYRQFYGGAFEDVTAWLAGSPIRTITA; this comes from the coding sequence ATGCCGCACCGCCTTGCCATCCTCGACGACTACCAGGACGTGGCCCATGGCTACGCCGACTGGGCGGCCCTGGAAGCAGAAGGGGTCACAGTTTCCACGTTCCGCGAACCCTTTGCCTCACAGGATGCGCTGGTTTCGGCACTCTCCGGCTCCACCATCGTGATCGCCATGCGGGAGCGGACCGCCTTCCCGCGCGAGGTGTTCGAGAAACTGCCCGCCCTCGAACTGCTGGTGACCACGGGGATGGCCAACGCGTCCATCGACGTCGCCGCAGCCACGGACCACGGCGTCACGGTTTGCGGAACACCGGGGTCGCCAACGGCAGCGCCGGAGCTGACCTGGGCGCTGCTCCTGGCCATCACGCGGCACCTTCCGGCCGAGGAAGCCTCGCTGCGGGCAGGCTCCTGGCAGAAAACCGTAGGGGTCGAACTGGCGGGCAAGACCCTGGGAGTGGTGGGGCTGGGCAAGATCGGCCGCCGGATCGCGGGCTACGGCCATGCGTTTGGCATGGAGGTGGTGGCGTGGAGCCAGAACCTCACTGCCGAGGCCGCGGTGGAGGCCGGTGTGCGGCTGGTATCGAAAGAGGAACTGTTCCGCGTGTCCGATGTCGCCACCCTGCACCTGCGGCTCTCCCCGCGGTCGGAGAACACTGTGGGTGAGCAGGAACTGAGGTTGCTGGGTCCCGAAGGCATCCTGGTCAACACCGCCCGCGGCCCCCTCGTGGACCAGGAGGCGCTGATCCGGGCCTTGAACGAGGGCTGGATCCGCGGCGCCGCCCTGGACGTTTTCGACCAGGAACCCCTGCAGGCCGGCCACCCGCTGCTGGCGGCCCCCAACACCGTCCTGTCACCGCACCTGGGCTACGTCACGCAGGAAAGCTACCGGCAGTTCTACGGCGGCGCCTTCGAGGACGTCACCGCCTGGCTGGCGGGCTCCCCCATCCGCACCATCACCGCCTGA
- a CDS encoding MFS transporter, with protein MSGRLLSRIPGSWILLACIGLLALNLRGPFVAVAPVVGPMQAELHFSPVVLGLLTSIPVLCFSLASPLASLAARKFGAEFAVSLTILGVLVGVLVRSAGGPALVVAGTVIIGLAITVGNIAVPLIIRRDFSPWRQGTAMGIYTAALNIGSFLTSVAMAPLAEWTGWRTALASVALLAVAAIVVWTLAVGPRTAFIASAAEDAGEAKLPPVAGTGWITFGLTAGFGGQAFSYYGVTAWLPSYLHDELGMSAAEAGAASSIFQILAIVGGLGVPFAAKYMSTTAVAVTLGVLWTAVPAGLLLMPQLWWLWSTCGGIAQGGGITIIFIAIIRLARNQAMAGKMSATVQGLGYCLAAVAPPLVGLVHDVSESWTPALLVILASVLTFFVSTTLSVRKVPRGR; from the coding sequence GTGAGCGGCCGGCTGCTTTCCCGAATTCCCGGCAGCTGGATCCTGCTCGCCTGCATCGGCCTGCTGGCACTGAACCTGCGCGGGCCATTCGTGGCCGTCGCACCGGTGGTGGGTCCCATGCAGGCAGAACTGCATTTCTCTCCGGTGGTGCTGGGACTGCTGACCAGTATTCCCGTGCTGTGCTTCTCGCTCGCTTCGCCGCTGGCGTCCCTGGCTGCGAGGAAGTTCGGCGCCGAGTTTGCCGTGAGCCTTACCATCCTGGGCGTCCTGGTGGGAGTGCTGGTGCGGTCCGCGGGCGGACCCGCCCTGGTGGTTGCGGGGACCGTGATCATTGGCCTGGCCATCACGGTGGGCAACATTGCCGTGCCGCTTATCATCCGCCGCGACTTCTCGCCCTGGCGGCAGGGGACCGCCATGGGCATCTACACCGCCGCCCTGAACATCGGCTCGTTCCTGACATCCGTGGCCATGGCGCCCCTGGCTGAATGGACCGGCTGGCGTACCGCCCTGGCGTCGGTGGCCCTTCTGGCCGTGGCCGCCATCGTGGTGTGGACGCTGGCAGTGGGACCGCGGACGGCGTTCATTGCCTCCGCTGCCGAGGACGCCGGCGAGGCCAAGCTCCCGCCGGTGGCCGGCACCGGCTGGATCACCTTCGGACTGACGGCCGGCTTCGGCGGCCAGGCCTTCTCCTACTACGGGGTCACCGCCTGGCTGCCCAGCTACCTGCACGACGAGCTGGGCATGTCCGCCGCGGAGGCCGGTGCTGCGTCCTCGATCTTCCAGATCCTCGCGATCGTGGGCGGGCTCGGCGTGCCGTTCGCCGCAAAATACATGAGCACGACGGCGGTGGCGGTCACCTTGGGCGTGTTGTGGACGGCCGTCCCGGCCGGGCTGCTGCTGATGCCGCAGCTGTGGTGGCTTTGGTCCACCTGCGGTGGAATCGCCCAGGGCGGCGGCATCACCATCATCTTCATCGCCATCATCCGGCTGGCCCGGAACCAGGCCATGGCCGGCAAGATGTCCGCCACCGTGCAGGGACTGGGTTATTGCCTGGCCGCGGTTGCCCCGCCCCTGGTGGGCCTGGTCCACGACGTCTCGGAGTCCTGGACGCCGGCGCTGCTGGTCATCCTTGCCTCGGTGCTGACCTTCTTCGTCAGCACCACCCTCTCCGTCCGCAAGGTGCCGCGGGGCCGCTAA